TATATTTTTACCGTTTACCGTGGATCAGGGAGAAAGATGCAACTGCAGCCCAAGATCCGACGGCTCGGGAGCATGGCGGAGCTCAGCGGCGTGGATCTCGAGGCACGCTTCGCCGCCTCGGAGTCCGACCGCCTTGCCGGCATCGTCCCAGTACAGCACCAGTGCATTACCGACGAcgtagcggcggcgccgccacgacACGACGATCATCGGAACGACGGCGTCTCCCAAAAAgatcccgacgacgacgaggacagcCTCCTAGACCTACTGGCGGACACCGTGTCGGTCGGCGTGGTGGATGACGTCACCGAGAGGCTCCTCCTCGACTTCTTCGTCGAGGCGAAGTGCAGCTCCAGAAATATTGAGTTGCATGCACCGACCAGTCTGTTACGAGAGAGGAGACGGCGAGAGAACGGCGAAACGATGAGACTTGCCAAGGCCTGGCTTGAGGGCACGGGAACACCGTGGACGTTGAACGACGTGCTGTACCACGGCGAGGATGTCATGGCGGAGATGGAGCGGAGCCGGCGGTGGatgcacgccggcgaggaggagcgcgaggccggcgtggtggtggcggccatggcgatggACGAGCTGTTGCACGAGCTGGTGAGTGACCTGATTGCGTTGCCGAAGTAGTTCTTTGTTTGGATGTCAAAGTTGTCAAATCGAGTGTAATGTAAACGTGAGATAGAACAGATTCAGTGAAGGTTGATATAGGGGGGTAGTGAGTTAGGGGCAGTGGAATAAAGCAGATGCATCTGTATATAGTTTTGTCAGAGTGGCAATGGAAACAAGAAGATTACTGTTCTGTTTGGATGTAAATGTACACTCTACAGGTCATCAACCTAAGGCCAATTAGACTGCACTTAACCCGGGTAACGAAATTCTCTTTTCAGCAGTCTTCATCGTGTCGGGTGTAAAGGGGAAAAGGCATTCATGAAATGTTCTCTTGGGTGACAGAGATATGAACAACATCCccaaggaaaaagagaaaaaagcaaAGTAGGGACCAACAAAGCACAAGCATCACATGCTTTCATGAACCAGAATTATTATTATGCCACAGATCACAATGATACATTCAGAAAGCTTCGAATCTACGTTCCTCTGTTACATTACCACAGCTACAAGCATACCGTGTTACACTGTCGGGATTACAAGAAAATGAATATAAAGTGACTAGTCACACCCTAAGCATTAACCCTAAACCTCTGAGCTGAGGCAAAAAGGGATGGAAAAAAACATAATTCACAAGCTGCCTAGAAAGAACATGAACGATCAAATTTTTACAAGGTAAGACTGAATCTCGAGCATAAGATTTCACATAGGCTCAAATCCTTGTGCTATTCACTTGTGCTGAACACTACCTTGTTTTCTTGATGATTGTTGAAGTGCGCATCTCAGCGTCTTCCTTGGCAAATTTCCACCAGAGATATGTGAGGGGAATAGAAATAGCAACACAAAATACACGGCCATCAACATATCCCCAACGTGGTGGTATGTCATAGGTTTCCAAGACTATTGAGAATACGTTTCCAATAATGACAAACAAGATCTTAAAACATGAAGGATGTTTTGTCATGACAGCCCATACTGCCCATAGGAGGAACTGAGCAAGGCTAGCAGCAGTGCAAACCTTTGTGTTTAGGcctgcaaaagaaaagaaaaaaaaaaggaaccatCAGCATACATAGATGTAAACTTTCTAAAAGGTTACGCAATATCATTTTAACACATACCTACTGAAATATTGACACACAAATATTTTCTAACAGTTAGGTAGATCCTCAATAGTTTATTACATAATCTGAGTGTAGAAATGTAGAGTGCAGGTTCGACATTAGTACAGTAACAGGTTTAAATAGAGCAACATGATACCTACTCAGAACTTCACTACTGCTTAAGTTTTACAAGCAATACtagtcactactacaaaatataCAGATCGATTGGCAAGACAGTATTTCAATTATCTGCAGGAAGTCATGACTCAGGAATGATGCATTCATCATGAAAAACCTATAATAAGTAAAATGGTTTCAAAAGTTCAATATCATGTCCAGCTAAAATTTACCTTTATCAAGTTCATAGAAATTGAGATACAAAATATGAGTTGTTGTGAATGCCAGAATTGGAGCTGCCACCATCACTCTGGAAGCTTCATCCTTCAGATTTAGAGTTCGCAATATTGCCAAGATAAGGGAGTACCCAATAAAAGCAGCAAATGATGAATAATACAACTTTTCTGTCCAAACTGTATCACTGCAAGCAATGGAAGAATCAAGTTCAACTAATTATGATCAAACACATATACTGGAATCATACTTTTCATCAATGTATTGGGCTTACCAACTGTGATAGATGGCACGCCAAAACCATGCATTCATGGCCAGAAGACCATAAATGTGCCATAGGCCAGTGTATTCATAGTATGTCATTTGAGTTTCAGGCCTAAGAGGCAGCTTGTAAGAAAGCAGGAGGAAAAAAGATAGCCACCCATTAAATTGTACAAGGAGAGAGAGCGCGGAAAGAGCAGCAGAAATAGGCTCCtgcaagaagggaaaaaaaaaagcaattagTGATAGGTGAAGGACACAAGGTAGAACTGAAAAAGGAATGCCTAGAcagatcaagtttataaaaaagcTAAGCAATTAATTAGTACATGATTGATTGATTACCTGAAACACAGATGCACGCTTCATAGGCCATTTGCCATGATACTTAACTGACCCTAATCCAAGTTGCTCCCTTTCACTTTCCCTCTCCATCATACAGTGGTATCTGCATTCACTCTTGCAGTTCCATTCTTTCCACTGCAAGTACAATGGTTCATGTGCGTACCATGATTTATCAGCAGGATGGTCATCAGTTGGAACTTGGCAGTGCCTCACGGAGGTCTCTCGGAGGGAACCCGTCTTTTCGCATTCGTCAACACAGGCTCTGTACAAGTTGGGGACAAATCAGGCAGTTAGCTTGTCATTGCTCATCAGTTCAACCTTCAACATCCCAACATGTTTATAGAACAGAGAACTAAACAGTTTTTTTATGTACGGATTCAAATACTAAGGTTGTATGTATAAATCACAGGACTTCATCAGGAGGTCACATCTCCCAGCTTTGGTCATGAAATACCCTACAAAGCTTTGTTTCTCACGCATGATCATGGATATAGGTTAGATAATCAAAAGAGCACACACACATTGGGAGTTACTTCTAAAAAGTTTAGCTTCCTTGGTGCAATCTCTTCATAAGAAATCAATGACCAAAATACCAGTATTCAGGGGGGCGAATCATGCTTTGAGGCCAAACCAAATCTTGCGCTCTACAGCCAACGAGCACCAGGTGTTCGAGCAAATGCCTAAGAACGACTACCGCCACACACCCTCGCTGATTCCATTGCACACGCAATCAGCTCCTCGAACCAAAcgtaaaacacacacacacccccaCAAGCCTCGCCAAATCACCAAATCTTTGAAGAGATGTCGCAACACTGGACAAAGAATCCACGGAGTCACGAGCCCTACATACCTGTAGAGCGGATCGGCGTCGCCCTCGGACGCACCCAACGTCGCCACCACGGCCGCTGCCGCGAGGCCGACAAGCAGCGCCACCCAGCGCGCCCGGCCAATCCCCAtcacctccccctcccctccccccctccgccCCCCAAACTCAGGTAGACCTACACGGGCAGTGGCGGGAGGAgctcgacgaggaggaggagatccgaGTCCGGGAGCAGAATCCGGAAGGAGCGATCGaatcgcgcgcggcgcgggggttCGTCGTGGGCGGCCACCACCGGGGAGCAAATCGacaggggaggggggaggaggggatcgCGAGCCAACGCGgcgtgggattttttttttctcttcttctcttctttttttgctcctcttttttttggtttttgggggCTATGGGGATGTGTGCGCCTGTTTGTGTGTCTGGGTTTGTTTTTGTGCGCCGCGAGGAGGCTCGTGGGAGGTGAGGAGGGTGAGCTGCTAAAAGGCCTAAAGATAAACAAAACGATCAGGGGCATTATTTTGTGTGGAGACTGGAGAGTTGGGGGGAAACAAGCAGAAAAGCACCCCAAATTTGCTTGAATTGGATCATTcgcttgtacggttgtagtactacacttaattttttgttttgggtAAATTATGTAAAAGTACATGTATTTTAGCCAAACTATTGCGACAGGCAAAACTACATCTTAAGTGGTGTATCGCagaactatatgtttagttttcaactttttttataGAACTACATAGTActgtaaaactacatatttaataaaaaaatttatcacAAACCTATATTGTTTATTAGGTTCAGCAAAACCATAGTGTTAAAGAATCTAAACTCTAACTTATGTTGTTTTGTCATAATTGGCAAATTTGTCATATTCCTCTATAAAAATATGTAATTGCATGATAAATttatgttaaatctgtagttgcGTAGTAGTTCTGCTAGAGAATATGTGGTTTTATGAATTTTACTATTCTTTTTTGACTTGAAAATTATGATTTCTATCGAGTCTGTTCTTGACCCAAGCCTGTTCTTGTGAAGAATCCAATACTGTAGAGAGTGGTTTCATAGGGCAGACAACCAGGATAGGATGGCTAGAAAATGTAGAGAATTTAGGCAAGCCTAACTAGGACAGCGTATTTGTTGACGAAACACTATATTCAACCATTCTCAATAATTCAATGGGTTATTGGCAAGCTGAGAAATCAGCCAGGTTCATTATTGATTGATGATAGTACGCTGAGTTCATGGTTTGTACTTTATGATACAACATTCAAGCCAATGAAGGCTCATAGTACATTTGTAAGATAAAGAAAAGTTAATCCTAAACATCAGTTCAAAAATACATGCTTCTAGAACTCAAAGGAATAGATGCTAAACATCCATTTCCCATCTCTATCTCAATCGTGTAgaatcccccctccccctcattGAATTTTAGAACTCACAGAATAGCCGCGAAACATCCATTTCATCTCTCTCTTAAAAATATAGAAGGAGCCAAGACTACCAAAGTACAGAATCATCAGATTGGTTGGCAATTGGCCCCATTGGCCATGAtctactactactgctacttTAGCCAAAAGTTTTGACACTGGTTACCTATATATCAGATCGGACGGCGACTGTTGCGCCCTATGTGCACCACCAAGTTGTCGCCCGCCGTCCGATCGATCTAGCCGGGGTGTCATTGCCGTTATTGCGAAGGTGGTAGTAGTAGTGGTGGTAGATCGGTTGATGAAAATGATTGGGTCATGTGTCACTTAATTGCTGACATTGAACTGAGATAATTGGATAAGTTTATGTTCATGTAACAGATCAACGTCAGCAGACCCATCAGGTCACCTTTTATTCTAGAGTTTTATCTAAATTTTTCCAGTAAAGATGCATCATTGGTAGTTTTAGCATTCGAACTTGATAACATTAACTATGTTGAGAAAGAAAGGGAAAGTTGATTAAAGGAATGTTTTGTCGCGATTGTCTAATGCACCTTAGTAAGTAGTTAGTAGTGGAGGAGTACTTGAGGGATCAattgaaaaaattacaagatactATTGTTATAGAAATGAAATTTAATGCTCACTAGTGATCAATGGGTCCCGAAGGCAAATTTGTCAGCTCTCTGACTTAAGAGTTTGGAAGTTTTTTGGAAGCCGTATGCGTGTCTCCGTACTGTATAGTCCCTAATTATTGCACTTGACATTTCCATTTGGTTTTAGTACGTCGTCACAGGGAAACGGTTGAGAAGGCACAATATATAATTCACTTTTCTGTTCGAGAAGAAGATATTGTGCTATTCACTTGGAATTCTTGTTTTTAGAGGCTGCAATTCTGATGAATGCCTGATGCAGCCCACCCAAAATAAATGGTGTGTCTCGGGCCTTCTTCTCTGATACGCCCCCTCCGTTGTGTTCATGTGGGCCTCCGGGTCATTGTAGTTTGCCAACCTGGCCCTGAATGAAATGTTAAACGCTACAAGCCCAGCACGATCACACACTAGGCTGACCGCTGGCCCAAACCATACCCGTTGCCAGTACAGAAAGTTAGAGTACCACTTGCTTGTGTCACGCGCGTTTTGCCTACCGGCCAGCGGAACGGTGTACGTACTCCGCCTCATAGAAACCAACATAGGGCATATCCTAGTATAAAAAGTAAAAAGATATATCTTGTTTAATCCTAAATTGATTTTTACGAGACTGATGGAGTATGTTGCTATCTATAAAGTCAAACGGATTCGCTATAATTCTACCCCTATATTATTTTACGAGTAAATTACATGGTTGATCCATAAATCTATTCATCCATGTTACTCAGATCCTTAACtcttaaagtattttttttaatattcgaAAATATTAAAGTGTGTCATTCTAATCTATAATTACAACAATATCTCAGGGATCCTACGTGACATGCCACATGAACATTACAATAAcaaattttcctttttattttttttcttctctaccttttcctttttttcatctttttcttttccaccaTATATGAAACATGAATGAAAGAACGgaagaaagaggaagaaaaaggaaaaaaaggagaaagaggcAATGGCCATGTGGCATGTCATGATCATGTCACCACATAAGATCCCGCAGGTGCCGTGGCAACTTAGGATCTAATGTCACATTTTAATTACCAAGTTCATGATGTAGAAATGTATTTGAAGAGTTTAGGACCTATATAATACGAGTGAGCAAGTCTAGGGCTTGGTCGTGCAGTTTactgtttttttattaaaaaaatgtcacAATGTGTTTGAGATCCATATGCTACTGCCTCTAAGAAGAAAAAGAGTAAAGTGTGTTTCAAAGAGAAGGCTTACCAACTGAGCAACCAGACGTGTTGATTGTTTATCTTGACTTATATTAAAGGTACAATGTACCTATAttgtaattatattatagttactaCATTCATCCTTAAAAAAATGTAGGCGTGGGTATCCATGTCCAAcatttgatcgtccgtcttattaaaaaaataaaaaaaattaatcacatAAAGTaccattcatgttttatcatctaacaacaacaaaaataatactaataaaaaattttaaataagattaatggtcaaatattacacatgaataatgtaaaactacacttattttgggacagagagagaTTATATTCTAATTAACACCAATATGGTTTTGTAATTAACTTTCCTAGTGTACTTTTTTTACTCCATATTCCGTCTAAATTTTTTTACTCCATTTTTCGTTGAAAgatcttttttagataatgacctTTCGTTGAATGATATTTAGATATATAATGACATTTTTATATAAGTCGAAATTATTGTAGGCCATGTACTATGGTGAATAAATTGCGTTTTAAGCTCCGTGCTGTACCATACCGTCACTATGTCAACGGTGTCAGCAAACATTACACACCAAACCATACCTCTTCCCTTTTCTCATCAGAAATTTCCCATTCGCGAAAAGGAAGATATAGGAAGACAGAGAGGGATACATACACCCTGACTAACAATCGACCATGCGTTGTATGATATGATACAAAAGGTGACAAATGACAAAAGATATCATATATGACATAATTAAAAGAATCATACATAGGCGTTGTACGTGCCTCCGGCCTAACCCACTATCTCCCCcctctcatcagtcatcaccctCCCCCATCCTTTCCTTTCCATTTTCACGCTGCATGGAGAGCAAATGGTGCACGACAGCAACATCTATCGATCACCCGCGCGCGGAACGTTCATACACTGGCAAAAAAGTGCAAAAGCGATTCCGATTTCCGAATTCCGAAAGCCGCCCAAGCATATGCGTTGCGTGCGT
Above is a window of Oryza sativa Japonica Group chromosome 10, ASM3414082v1 DNA encoding:
- the LOC4349159 gene encoding uncharacterized protein, with amino-acid sequence MGIGRARWVALLVGLAAAAVVATLGASEGDADPLYRACVDECEKTGSLRETSVRHCQVPTDDHPADKSWYAHEPLYLQWKEWNCKSECRYHCMMERESEREQLGLGSVKYHGKWPMKRASVFQEPISAALSALSLLVQFNGWLSFFLLLSYKLPLRPETQMTYYEYTGLWHIYGLLAMNAWFWRAIYHSCDTVWTEKLYYSSFAAFIGYSLILAILRTLNLKDEASRVMVAAPILAFTTTHILYLNFYELDKGLNTKVCTAASLAQFLLWAVWAVMTKHPSCFKILFVIIGNVFSIVLETYDIPPRWGYVDGRVFCVAISIPLTYLWWKFAKEDAEMRTSTIIKKTR